A genomic region of Rhodohalobacter sp. 614A contains the following coding sequences:
- a CDS encoding Maf family protein: protein MKVVLASASPRRARLLEQVGIRFEVMPSSIDEIIEDETKPDTVVETLARHKAEDVAVHQPERFIIAADTIVCLDNEILGKPADENQAKEFLRRLSGHTHDVFSGVYAGLTNSASEFTSFISFSERTKVTFSALSEQEINQYVQFGQPFDKAGSYGIQDDLGSLFVERIDGDYYNVVGFPLHRFYVNLRNKMPDIHKELFFAPDES, encoded by the coding sequence ATGAAAGTTGTTTTGGCATCCGCCAGCCCCCGAAGAGCGCGGTTATTAGAACAGGTTGGCATTCGGTTTGAGGTCATGCCGTCTTCGATTGATGAAATCATTGAGGATGAAACCAAACCCGACACAGTTGTTGAAACACTGGCCAGGCATAAAGCAGAAGATGTCGCAGTCCATCAACCTGAACGGTTTATCATTGCGGCAGATACCATTGTCTGTTTAGACAATGAAATTCTTGGAAAACCTGCTGATGAAAATCAGGCGAAAGAATTTCTAAGACGATTAAGCGGTCATACACACGATGTTTTTAGCGGAGTCTACGCCGGCCTCACAAATTCCGCAAGTGAGTTTACTTCGTTCATTTCATTTTCCGAGAGAACAAAAGTCACGTTTTCTGCGTTATCTGAACAGGAAATAAACCAGTATGTTCAGTTTGGCCAGCCATTTGATAAAGCCGGTTCGTATGGAATCCAGGATGATCTTGGATCACTTTTTGTCGAAAGAATTGATGGCGATTATTATAATGTGGTTGGTTTTCCACTGCATCGCTTTTATGTGAATCTCAGAAATAAAATGCCAGATATACACAAGGAACTCTTTTTCGCACCTGATGAATCTTAA
- a CDS encoding DUF3098 domain-containing protein yields the protein MSAKKRNTKEEKSMLFTPLNYKLMGLGLLLLIIGFTAMRIENEVHGFISLYISPVVIIAGYAVVVYAILKRDHKVENPSASTHSSS from the coding sequence ATGTCAGCAAAAAAAAGAAATACCAAAGAAGAAAAATCCATGCTCTTTACTCCGCTTAATTATAAGTTGATGGGATTGGGTTTGTTGCTGCTCATTATTGGATTTACAGCCATGAGAATTGAAAATGAAGTGCATGGTTTTATCTCTCTATACATTTCACCGGTTGTTATTATTGCGGGCTACGCCGTAGTTGTGTATGCTATTTTGAAGAGAGATCACAAAGTTGAAAATCCATCCGCATCCACTCACAGTTCATCTTAG